A DNA window from Hoplias malabaricus isolate fHopMal1 chromosome 5, fHopMal1.hap1, whole genome shotgun sequence contains the following coding sequences:
- the LOC136697017 gene encoding protein SSUH2 homolog, whose product MAYPPAPGMYPMAGMQGPPAMSVPGYPGPVPGPSVAYPVASMQGPSAFPGYEGLVPGANGGFIPPPPVQPMPTPDTQTAQDWSIPALTEEAARDAFKKYVDSNCCWSAGPANDGVITNTESFNTYRYRLETFTETRKTDWATKPYEGQPVNGFTQPPPGPWQIPVNPPEMFKNTVKDVEVPFTSSVKPCDKCSATGKCTCSACTGSGNKVCQSCSGSGKTSAEETCISCNGTGKIKCSDCTGKGLKECDSCKGKRQLLCYIKLTVEWKNNVEDFTGEQESGLSMEKLGEVSGKQLYKDTKYMVYPLLGFPNQSIVQASERMVKDHQSKYSQSARILQQQQSVQLIPITKVTYKWEGKSYAYHVYGNESKVKADDYPATCCCTIL is encoded by the exons ATGGCTTATCCACCAGCTCCTG GTATGTATCCTATGGCAGGTATGCAAGGCCCTCCTGCTATGTCTGTTCCAGGATACCCGGGTCCAGTCCCAGGGCCGAGTG TTGCGTACCCTGTGGCGAGTATGCAAGGTCCTTCGGCTTTTCCTGGCTACGAGGGCCTGGTCCCAGGGGCGAACG GTGGCTTTATTCCTCCTCCACCTGTTCAACCAATGCCAACTCCTGACACACAGACAGCTCAGGACTGGAG TATTCCAGCTCTAACCGAGGAAGCAGCCAGAGATGCTTTTAAGAAATATGTAGACAGCAATTGTTGCTGGTCGGCGGGTCCAGCAAACGATGGTGTTATTACCAACACAGAATCGTTCAACACTTACCGG TATCGACTGGAGACCTTCACTGAGACTAGAAAAACAGATTGGGCCACTAAGCCTTATGAGG GTCAGCCGGTAAACGGGTTTACACAGCCTCCTCCTGGTCCATGGCAAATCCCTGTTAACCCcccagaaatgtttaaaaacactgttaaGGATGTTGAGGTCCCTTTCACCTCATCTGTCAAG CCGTGTGACAAGTGCTCGGCCACGGGGAAATGTACATGCTCTGCGTGTACTGGCTCCGGGAAT AAAGTTTGCCAGTCATGCAGCGGCTCTGGGAAGACATCTGCAGAGGAAACCTGCATTTCATGCAACGGGACTGGGAAAATCAA GTGTAGCGATTGTACAGGTAAAGGACTGAAAGAGTGTGATAGCTGCAAAGGGAAGCGGCAGCTGCTGTGCTACATCAAACTCACAGTGGAATG GAAAAACAATGTGGAGGATTTTACAGGAGAGCAGGAAAGTGGTTTGAGCATGGAGAAGCTGGGTGAAGTCAGTGGAAAGCAGCTTTACAAAGATACGAAATACATG GTGTACCCTCTGCTGGGATTCCCAAACCAAAGCATAGTCCAGGCGTCTGAAAGAATGGTCAAGGATCATCAGAGCAAATACTCTCAGTCAGCTCGCATCCTACAGCAG CAACAAAGTGTGCAACTGATTCCCATCACTAAAGTGACCTACAAGTGGGAGGGAAAGTCCTACGCTTATCATGTCTATGGCAATGAGTCAAAAGTCAAAGCCGACGACTATCCAGCTACATGCTGCTGCACTATTCTGTAG
- the ssuh2.1 gene encoding protein SSUH2 homolog isoform X2, whose amino-acid sequence MSSLLTGAFDPSIPEEGPTAPPPGWFDSVSGYEDNKGDCTDQICPPPPDFVPHPENDKNVSVLNVIVPQVSEDVAREALLKFVGKKWTYSSKPAQNLVFKDLKPFTVYRYRLETFTESRSSAWECEIYTGQFVDGPQFGVIPQPWQVEVQYPPKFTDTVQKVRVPHTSSVKACYSCHGKGRVRCTHCRGRGRMQCMSCHGSGHGRNRRCAGCHGGGRRVCTWCHGSGHKTCRKCSGHKKLLHFIQLTVTWKNQVYEFVPDHQPEFPLKKFEKVSGEVFFIDESLLVYPVDGFPDQEICNASKEAIQEHLLKYSASSRILQQRQTIELVPLTHAFYSYNGKDYDYFVYGMENKVYTSKYPTSCAIL is encoded by the exons ATGAGCTCGCTGCTAACGG GTGCATTTGATCCCAGCATTCCAGAAGAGGGTCCGACAGCGCCCCCGCCAGGCTGGTTTGACAGTGTTTCTGGATATGAGGACAATAAAGGAG ATTGTACAGACCAGATCTGTCCCCCTCCTCCTGACTTCGTCCCTCACCCTGAAAACGACAAGAATGTATCCGTCCTTAACGTGAT AGTTCCGCAGGTGTCTGAAGACGTGGCCAGAGAGGCTTTGCTGAAGTTTGTGGGGAAAAAGTGGACGTACAGCAGCAAGCCAGCGCAAAACCTGGTCTTCAAGGACCTGAAGCCGTTTACAGTTTATCGT TATCGTTTGGAAACCTTCACTGAGTCCAGATCGAGTGCTTGGGAGTGTGAGATATATACAG GGCAGTTTGTGGACGGACCCCAGTTTGGCGTCATCCCTCAGCCGTGGCAAGTGGAAGTTCAGTATCCTCCAAAATTCACTGATACAGTGCAGAAAGTACGCGTTCCACACACCTCATCTGTAAAG GCTTGTTACAGCTGTCACGGAAAGGGACGCGTGCGCTGCACACACTGCCGTGGAAGAGGACGA ATGCAGTGTATGTCCTGTCACGGTTCTGGACACGGCCGCAACAGACGATGTGCAGGATGTCATGGCGGAGGACGAAGAGT ATGCACGTGGTGCCATGGAAGCGGACATAAGACATGCCGCAAGTGCAGCGGACATAAAAAACTCTTACATTTCATTCAGCTCACGGTCACATG GAAGAACCAAGTGTACGAGTTTGTCCCCGACCACCAGCCTGAGTTCCCTCTGAAGAAGTTTGAGAAAGTGTCTGGGGAGGTGTTCTTCATTGACGAGAGTCTCCTG GTGTATCCAGTAGATGGCTTCCCTGACCAGGAGATCTGTAACGCCTCTAAAGAAGCGATTCAAGAGCATCTGCTCAAATATTCAGCCTCCAGTCGCATCCTGCAGCAG agACAGACGATAGAGCTGGTGCCTCTTACTCATGCTTTCTACTCATACAATGGAAAAGACTATGATTATTTTGTCTATGGAATGGAAAACAAGGTTTACACCAGTAAATACCCGACGTCTTGCGCTATTCTGTAA
- the ssuh2.2 gene encoding ssu-2 homolog, tandem duplicate 2: MDKTHLLSDQDEPKYDHPALANTATGQWKGSGLEATAPPPEEIPAVPGYENLGPGYHDVPPPPVGFQHPQPPAASPNRQWDIPAISEDLAREAFVEYASSSCCYSKKPPKEMVLTDLQALNTYRYRLETFTETRSTEWASEPYNGQLVDGMNGVAPGPWDITVSVPALFQDSETGVRIPHTASIKGCHSCLNLGKSACNRCVTSGRIQCERCNGLGFNTDQQRCNRCQGVGRVKCRDCSGVGSTPCNTCQGRGQLLCYIKLKIKWTNNIYVQVMDKRSGFPVDLLEFATGEVLLADMNALVYPVVSFPDESVNTASRKAIQEHQAQFSTSCRVLQQRQTIELIPVTRVHYAWKEKTHIFFVYGAEHNVFTKEYPAKCCCTIS, from the exons ATGGACAAAACACATCTGCTGAG TGACCAAGACGAGCCAAAGTATGATCATCCAGCACTGGCCAATACAG ccacaggtcagtggaaAGGCTCAGGGCTTGAGGCCACAGCCCCTCCTCCAGAAGAGATACCTGCGGTCCCTGGTTATGAAAATCTAGGCCCTGGTTACCATG ATGTTCCACCTCCACCTGTGGGATTTCAGCATCCACAGCCTCCTGCTGCCTCACCAAACAGACAATGGGA CATTCCTGCCATCTCGGAGGATCTCGCCCGGGAAGCTTTCGTTGAGTACGCCTCCAGCAGTTGTTGCTACAGTAAGAAGCCTCCCAAAGAGATGGTTCTGACAGATTTGCAAGCTCTTAATACCTATCGA TATCGTCTGGAGACTTTTACTGAAACACGGTCCACCGAATGGGCCTCTGAACCGTATAATG GACAGTTAGTGGATGGGATGAATGGTGTAGCTCCTGGCCCATGGGACATTACTGTCTCGGTTCCTGCTCTGTTCCAGGACTCGGAAACAGGCGTCCGCATCCCACATACAGCCTCCATCAAG GGCTGTCACTCTTGTCTGAATCTTGGCAAATCTGCATGTAACCGATGTGTCACATCCGGCAGG ATTCAGTGTGAAAGGTGTAATGGCTTGGGATTTAACACAGATCAACAACGCTGTAATCGATGTCAAGGTGTGGGGAGAGTCAA GTGTCGAGACTGCTCTGGTGTGGGATCAACTCCATGCAACACGTGCCAAGGAAGGGGACAACTCCTTTGCTACATCAAGCTGAAGATTAAGTG gACAAACAACATTTATGTCCAGGTCATGGATAAACGCTCAGGATTCCCTGTGGATCTTCTCGAGTTTGCTACTGGAGAGGTCCTCCTTGCTGACATGAATGCTCTG GTGTATCCAGTGGTCAGTTTTCCTGATGAGTCTGTAAACACAGCTTCAAGGAAAGCTATCCAGGAGCATCAGGCTCAGTTCTCCACCTCCTGCCGTGTCCTACAACAG AGACAGACCATCGAGCTGATCCCCGTCACCCGAGTGCACTACGCATGGAAAGAGAAGACGCACATCTTCTTTGTCTACGGAGCTGAACATAACGTCTTCACCAAGGAATACCCTGCCAAGTGCTGCTGCACCATCTCCTAA
- the ssuh2.1 gene encoding protein SSUH2 homolog isoform X1 yields MEEKDEDIGAFDPSIPEEGPTAPPPGWFDSVSGYEDNKGDCTDQICPPPPDFVPHPENDKNVSVLNVIVPQVSEDVAREALLKFVGKKWTYSSKPAQNLVFKDLKPFTVYRYRLETFTESRSSAWECEIYTGQFVDGPQFGVIPQPWQVEVQYPPKFTDTVQKVRVPHTSSVKACYSCHGKGRVRCTHCRGRGRMQCMSCHGSGHGRNRRCAGCHGGGRRVCTWCHGSGHKTCRKCSGHKKLLHFIQLTVTWKNQVYEFVPDHQPEFPLKKFEKVSGEVFFIDESLLVYPVDGFPDQEICNASKEAIQEHLLKYSASSRILQQRQTIELVPLTHAFYSYNGKDYDYFVYGMENKVYTSKYPTSCAIL; encoded by the exons ATGGAGGAGAAAGATGAAGACATCG GTGCATTTGATCCCAGCATTCCAGAAGAGGGTCCGACAGCGCCCCCGCCAGGCTGGTTTGACAGTGTTTCTGGATATGAGGACAATAAAGGAG ATTGTACAGACCAGATCTGTCCCCCTCCTCCTGACTTCGTCCCTCACCCTGAAAACGACAAGAATGTATCCGTCCTTAACGTGAT AGTTCCGCAGGTGTCTGAAGACGTGGCCAGAGAGGCTTTGCTGAAGTTTGTGGGGAAAAAGTGGACGTACAGCAGCAAGCCAGCGCAAAACCTGGTCTTCAAGGACCTGAAGCCGTTTACAGTTTATCGT TATCGTTTGGAAACCTTCACTGAGTCCAGATCGAGTGCTTGGGAGTGTGAGATATATACAG GGCAGTTTGTGGACGGACCCCAGTTTGGCGTCATCCCTCAGCCGTGGCAAGTGGAAGTTCAGTATCCTCCAAAATTCACTGATACAGTGCAGAAAGTACGCGTTCCACACACCTCATCTGTAAAG GCTTGTTACAGCTGTCACGGAAAGGGACGCGTGCGCTGCACACACTGCCGTGGAAGAGGACGA ATGCAGTGTATGTCCTGTCACGGTTCTGGACACGGCCGCAACAGACGATGTGCAGGATGTCATGGCGGAGGACGAAGAGT ATGCACGTGGTGCCATGGAAGCGGACATAAGACATGCCGCAAGTGCAGCGGACATAAAAAACTCTTACATTTCATTCAGCTCACGGTCACATG GAAGAACCAAGTGTACGAGTTTGTCCCCGACCACCAGCCTGAGTTCCCTCTGAAGAAGTTTGAGAAAGTGTCTGGGGAGGTGTTCTTCATTGACGAGAGTCTCCTG GTGTATCCAGTAGATGGCTTCCCTGACCAGGAGATCTGTAACGCCTCTAAAGAAGCGATTCAAGAGCATCTGCTCAAATATTCAGCCTCCAGTCGCATCCTGCAGCAG agACAGACGATAGAGCTGGTGCCTCTTACTCATGCTTTCTACTCATACAATGGAAAAGACTATGATTATTTTGTCTATGGAATGGAAAACAAGGTTTACACCAGTAAATACCCGACGTCTTGCGCTATTCTGTAA